The region GCAAACGATAGATTCATATTACTATCTCTTTCAACTTCCGTAACAAGCACTGAAACGCACAATACGTCTATAACAATGTCAAATGCGAGAAATAAACAACACGACTCTTCCAGAGACTGCGACGAACTGCGGAAACCGGATAAAAAACATATCGGATAAAGCATGTGTTCGGTTGGTGGTGGGGAGTGAGGTGACGTCACGGCATCAATGACGATTGGCGTGGCGTAGTGGTGTGGTCTTCGGTCGGCCAATCGCGCGGCCGCATTTTGAATTTGAAGGTTCTAGTGTTTGTGTGACGTTTAACGTGCAACAACCCCaaaatttgcaaattattaGGACTGatgtattgattttaatgtgTCCCATTGGCGTTTATTGTTTcacattcatttttttccaTCCGATTTATTTTCGGTTCATATTTACTTTTGGAGAGTTAAAAAACGTCGATTAGTTCGTTTAACCTTGTAACACTATTCGTTAAGTGAGGTTAGGAATTCGGTCGCCAGGTAACTggactataaatataaatgtgacACACCCTCCTTGTTTCTTGTTTCTTATGGTATGGGTTCCTTTGGACTGTGAAATGTGTGAACTTCTCTTGCAATTttctgttataaatttatttgtgaattttttaaacaattttattatatttttcatttattaaagtaatttattttgtaggtGGGGGAATTATATCTTTGatatgaatgtaaaaaattacagttCCCAATATTCATAAagctaataataaaacacatttaaatgcGATAttacaatgattaaatattaataataaaactcgaTATACTGAAATGTTTACTTTTAGAATtcaatcataattaaatttattgaacttaAGCGTTTAAACAATggagattaaattatttgaactgcttaacattttcaataataaaaacagtagGTCGAAATAAttgttgataaatataattgtataatgttAAGTCACtagtgaattataatttataatcaatactGTTAAACTgtactgtaattattttatgtttattcatGATATTACtcttttaaatctaattgattaattttttatacataaatatattattaattatccaattattaaaataatcttatattaattttatttaagttatagaTTTGATAATCAAAGATTTTTGAACACCTTTCATTGGTGATAAACAAATAGTGTTGCCTATTAGAAATCGAAACACTcccatattatatatattttttgacaaacattttttctgtTGTAAAGCATGTACTTATAGACAAAATGTCTCGTTTTTTGGCCCAAAATCAAAACATACAGGATAATTTTTTAGGCATGAAAATCATATATCTATCATATCTAATTACACCATTGTAGACAACTAACAATAATTGTGTTAATACGTACATTTTAGTGTACataacttatatattttattatcttaatttaattctaatattataatattagacaagataaatatttatattactaataaattttaatataaaattatcataatatatttaatataaaattatcatatataaatttaaaatgtaaaaaaaagatATTCTTGTAAATGTGtagttctttttttaatttcattattaatataattttgaaatgattatatacagtgtggctcATTTGAAAGCGGcccacataaaatttttattttttgtccgattttaacatagttttttcaattgtaaaacatgaaaatatgtacttgtAGACAAAATCTGACGTTTTTTGTCCCAAAACcaaaaggtaattaattagtcaTGGAAAATCAAGctagaaaatctaactacACTACTGGATTAAGCACCTCTGAAATGGGtatatcaaattatcaaatttcataaaaaaattatgattttttatacataatataaattttgaggaTGTCCCTCATTGAAATGGGCCACACACTATAAAAAGGTGAGACTCATCTGCTGAAAATGCATAAATGGAATTACAATAATTCTGTTTACCCGAACGATACAAAGAAACGATGACAAAACGGCATTGATGCCTCTAACTGACCCTTATCTATTGACGTTAGAATTATTGACCTCAAATTGACACAGATGCAAAGTGTTTATCGCTGTTTTCATGCCACGTTATCTGAATTTTTATCagcttttattataaaattgcggGAATATTACCACGAAAGTCAACAAAGAAATCATTTCcgcaatttaattgatttatattttattgtgacgtgcaaacaagaaaaatgttttatatcatCAATCAACTAAAAAACTAtaacaaaaagtttaattttccaaataagATCGCAGATAAAAAcgggaaaataattataaaacaaatttcaatgaatcttgattaaaaaaattgtgacgTCAATTGTGGCACGTGTCGTTAAAAGTTAATACGATTTACAaactttgtttattgtttgcgATATTTTGTGCGTATTTTTTGGGTTACATAATTTTGCtaaaaaagattatttgaaataaacaaacatttgttTTTCCTTGAGATGATTTACCGACTCTTTTTTGCattcaatttgaataatttatgatttatctgATACGGTTTATTTATAGGAGTTCGTTTCTAAGACCGATCgattaattctaatataaaGGTCAAGTTTTGCTAATAGAAACTTAGCTTATCAATATGCACgtgataaaagttttttattagatgacaaacaaatcatattaataagtttttgggtaaacaaataatcagcaaaatataatttttttgtttattaataaaatattcctttaaggaaacttattaaacatcattaaaattgGTTGATAAGCAAcattatgtttgtttatttttagaattataatttttatttggatatATCAAAAGATAATAACGAAATAATTGCAGTAGTGTTAAAGGGTTAAAGAAAACTATTTCTACttttacagtttatattttatctgaaTTTAACACATCAGTTCATTTCTAAATACCTATTGATCACAGTCTCTAAACGTGCAGTCTAACAACGaatcaatttttgtaacattttgaTTCATTATAATGTGGAAACAGGAAGAcgattattttctcttattaacattatttaaattctaaataggCAGAAGTTCAATCAGTTGTTCATTGGCAcaatatactttaatatatCGCAAATGTTTTTtcactaaaatactaaataaaactaacagtagtaaatatgtaataaaatcataagaaCCAGACTAGAGAGTATCTGTTGAGCCAAATATGAACCGCATATTTCtactaattagaaatataagcGTAGCAGTACAGTAATTAAAGTAGGTTTAATTGGAAGATTTCGAATCGACTACACTCAGTGCGATCCCCAATTGGGCTGCGTAATATGTCGACATCACCAAAgcctgaaaataataaatatacaaatattttaattgttataatttcaaaattgtaaattaccaaattttgTTATCTTAAATCTTATCTTAATCTTTATCGGTTAAATATTttcgtatattattttttacgtttaaactaataaacacttaaattaactattgtttttcgaaataaaactgttcaattaagtgttaattatttagtttgtcACAAGTTTGTTctggtatttaattatttagcttAATAATCATCAAGAAATCAATGTTTTGctctttgtaatttattaacttaacgttcttaaaataaacattggtTTTAAACAATGAGTTTTGTTTTTAAGTCTTAAAAATTGgcgtaatatttgaaaacaaattgaaaaaagtgtTACCTGGGAATGCTCTACTTTAGAACTGAACATATCCAAACCCAAAATGAGATCAGAAAGAGCGAATAATATTGCTCCAAGGCAACTGCAAATACTGCTAAAAGTCCACTCGTTCTGAaacaacaaacatattttaatattatcatttattaaaaattcattgattTATTACTTCCAAAAATTGCGCCCTTGCTATGCCCCTCCAAACCATCACTGTAATTATCATGGTATAAATTGGTACTCCTACTTTCAAAACGCCCTCCAAACCGGGAATCAAAAGCGCcaaacctaaaaatattttggtgatAATGAAAACATAGAGTATTATATGtagtatgtataatttataagttgttaaatagttaaagtatttaatttgtttaaagcaATTGCATAATagtttatcaaaataagtgAGAACTCGTGCCGATAATAACTGGTGATTCTCTAAtcatttcttttgaatttaaatcgaagtTACAtatgtacattattttaatcatgaatcgattttgatttaaaagtaATGCATCATCAgctctttttttatttgaatcatTCATGAAACAAGTGTAATGCACGAGTAATGTCGGTTGTAATCGATCGAAATTGTGCAAGTTAAAGTGGTATTTGTACAATGTAATAAGACAAGTGGAAAAAcactgaaaattgaaaataagtaaGGGTTCATGAATTTCTTACTTATAGCTGCCAAAACGCACAAAAATGCTCCGATTTTCATATTGAGGGGCCTAAATCCGAATGCCAAAACATAATAAACGTGTCCAACAGCAAATGATAACATCCCCGGTTCGAAATAGCCGGGCCAAATAAGACAGGCATCCCCGATGCTGCAGAAGAGGAGGCCGATCAGAATTCTTCTCGAATATTTATGTCTAAAacacaaattgaatatttcaggaaacttttttcattcaatttaacaaatattccaTTACAAAATAGACAacactaataatttttgatgttttttcttACTGGTCGCCAAGGGAAAGGCCGTGAAGTAACACAAAGAGCATAAGACTCCAAATCGGTAGACACTTAATAACGGTGCTGAAAATTGACGGCTTTTCAGTCGATATaaacataacaaaataaatggcaGTGGTTTTGAAGAATGGTACCAGTTTTGGTCCAACACTTTTaacctgaaaaataaaataatattcatttattgaaattataaaatacaaataaaataatagttaagttttggtcaatatttaataaaaaaaaatatttcataaactggttgtttaatttttatattatatattatttactctaatatataattaaacaatataattttgtaatggattaatcaataatttagcaaaatttatatttttttaatgcaatttttacaatattcaattttttatattaacgaTTGATTCAAACGcgcatataattaattaatttattacatgacCATAAATTAGACACGTACATCATGAAATAAGACCACCcccacataaaaaaatattcgggTCGTTCAACAAATAAACAGACAAACAACAGATATGGTACAGGTCATAAACAAAGAGAtcgtgatttaaaaataaaaggctATCGATCTCCGTCAATTAACAGAGCCGCGATCTACTTACGACTTCTGTCACCGAAATCATGTTCATTTCGGTTTATTCGCTTGCACAAACACGGTCTTCGCCGTCAAAATCAGCTGTCGGCATGTAAACAATGCGAAGACCAAAACGATAAGCGAACAACGCGCAGTtcgacttttaaataaaagagcaaAACATTATTTCGATTTCGAATACGCATGCTCTGTTACTCTGATTATCAAATTCAACCACTGTTTCCGATTTGGCTGGATAAAATTGCTGGAATTACGCACttgaacattattattttcttgttattgttttaattcaattcgtGCACAGGGTCAATTTGGCTGTTAACATATTCTAGGAAGTTTTAGTtgctattattattgaataattgtaGCGCTTTACACCGTTTAATAGCatggttaataatatttaattatggttgataaaaagacaattaaatattccgcATTTATTAACTTAGGCAACCCACTTCATAGTTGAGGATCATTTGAGTTGCATAACTCGAGAACATACAAGTGTGGCGACAACTGATGGCCGACtaagaaagtaaataaaactggaattaaatgaataatttcataataaaactataatttgaagtacgtgtaataaaataaatcaattagttttggaaattcatataaattctCATGTGCTTCGTGCGGCCAAACTACGAATTAAGAACCCATCTCAAGTTGATCCCGCTTCTGTTTACACCTATCAGTTTGACACCGATCAGCTGTTTTTGTGTGATTACCCCGATTGCCAGTGGAACAATGTTTTGATCAAACCACGCCAAACCCGAATTATGTGCAACAGGAAATCATGTGTTTGGAAGCCGTTTTAACGTGCCTCTCGCGATGGAGACTGTGGATCAGGCCGTTGGCGATTTTATGTTATGCGATCGCCGCCTTAGTTTTCGTGCCGTTGTTCCTTGTGCGATCGCTGGAGGACGGTTTCAACAAGCACGACCAGGAAATATTGGTCGCCGGGATTTTCGTTTGGGTCGCCATTCCGATTTCCCTATGGGAAATCATTCAACATGTCATTCATTACACTCAGCCCAAGCTGCAAAAACATGTTATCAGGTGAGAATAATTGAGTTTTCAagtgttaaaatattgataaattgattatttagtttataaatactcattgtttacgtttattttatattgacttCTTGTAAGTTCTGATAACATTTATATCAACAGTTAATTATAGcacaagtattttttatttaaataacgtaaagtatataattataatgtaaactaaatatttatattatttcatttaaaaaaataagccaAGCTTTATTCTAtgcttatattataatttatttacagagtTTTGTGGATGGTTCCAATATACGCAATTAACGCAGTAAGTAAAAGtcatggaaaattaaattaaaattctggacataataaatttttagtggtTGGGTCTGATTTATCCTAAACAGTCAGTTTATGTGGACAGTATAAGAGAATGTTATGAAGCTTAtgtgatttataatttcatgagATATTTACTGAACTACCTCAACATGGAAATGGATTTGGAGGCGAGTTTAGAACTCAAACCTCAAGTCAAACACATTTTTCCATTGTGTTGTTTGCCTGATTGGGAAATGGGAaggtacaaaatatataatcgtttattatttccgatttatttttgtgttatattttaaagggaGTTTGTCCATATTTGCAAACATGGAATTCTACAGTACACAGTTGTCAGACCACTCACGACAGCTATATCATTGTAAGAACttgcataaaataatcaatacattttacttagtttatttttagtatttgtaAAACACTGGATGTTTACGGAGACGGACAATTTAAAGGGAACGTCGCTTTTCCGTATTTAATAGCTGTGAACAATTTATCCCAGTTCGTCGCCATGTATTGTTTAGTTATGTTCTACAAAGCCAATTTGGCCGAATTGAGACCTATGAAACCTTTAcccaaatttttatgtattaaagcCGTGGTTTTCTTCTCATTTTTGTAAGATTACGATTTCAAAatcattcattttatgttaattgggATTTTTTAGCCAAGGAGTTATAATCGATTTTATGGTTTATTCCGGAATTATTAGTCCCAGTACTCATACAACAGATGATGGTCTAAGTCTATCTACTAGActacaagtaattaattacgaaaattcttttatttgtgttgcattgttgttatttttaggattTTCTAATTTGTATTGAAATGTGTTTGGCGGCGATCGCTCACCATTACAGTTTTTCATACGAACCTTACGCAAGACCCGATTACACAAACCAGAACTGTTGTCAGGCGTTTTTGGCGATGTGGGACGTGAGCGACGTTCAAAGAGACATTTCCGAACATATAGGAATAGTCAGTAAGTACTTTTCATCTTACTTCttaacaaattatacaataattatttcttcatcCACAGGTAGTTCAATAAGTAGAAGGATCCGTGGTAGAAGCATGTATTCAATACCGAGGGGCAATGACGAATATTCGAACCTGGTTTCGCCTAGAGCCGCGATGAGTATGCCGGATCCTGGATTTTATCAAAACGACTGTGACGAACTGATTGTCAATTATGGAACGGTCAATCCCAAACAACAAACCAAAGCACAAAATCCCCGGGTCGAAGATTGAGatgaaattggaaaaaatcagCTTCTCACTGTGAATCTCTTTGATTTGGGTGCGATAAattcaatatcaaattataaaatagtcgATTGGAAGTGATAATTAAGAGCACTAGtcatagtatatatatatagatgaCATTTGTCTGTTCACAGgaagttatatataatatttgttttagtacttttaagtacttataatgtatatacatttattgtatctttttgtatttttatatatatatacatattttattttttaaagttcattatattttaaggatatgtgtatatatttagtttattatagtTGTaggaactaaaatatataataaaggcttgttattttttataaaagtgtcTCATTTGCCTCACATAATAGggtactttattaaaaaaatattatttaaagaacattttattgaaactacaaagtgtattgtttataaatcggGCACCTAAACTATTAAATGTCAAAGAATaacattcaaaattgttttacgaGCGTATGACTctgaaaaactaaataaacaaataaaagctagttcatatattaaaatttactggtAATATCTCATATTTCCTTCTAAAAATACTAACTATGTtaagtacatatattttaggcgtttatatatacagttttttttgttaaatccaTTCAGGCTGGTATTGtccatatttttttggtaCACGTTTCGGCGCAGGAATTTCTTCAGGGGGTTCCTCTTTTATTTCTGTatgttcttcaattttttcgaAGATTTCTGGTTCGCTAATTTCCACTGGAATCGGAGTCAAACATGGAACGCTGTCTGcgatttaataaaacagataacaattgtaataaaacagATGTAacataatatcaatataaacatatctttttaattaattaaaaaaagatttacCTTCGGATGGTACGATAGATTTGTCATCCTCCGGGACAGGCGACAAACACGAAAGAATTGGTTCGGTAGAAGAACTGTGTCCTTCCAGTGCCTAAGCAAATAAACATTAcgctattttaaatttagaatcacttttaatatatatttatattagttgGAAACATTTGCAGGGACATCAGTTCGATATTACGAGCGGTTCGGTGtgttttcattgaaaatatggtatgaaaatttgtaatattccgTCatgctttaaataaatttaatttataacaatacatttttataattcaattttattagtgaaattaataatttaatgacattaaaattgcaaaatattaaattttgaatccgacaaaaatattcttataaaattactaagctttcaaaatttacttgCCTTATAATCAAAACAATCTGATGACGGTGATTCGAGTTCCACGGATTCCACCGGTTTCACTGGTTCCATTGATTTTTCTGTAGTTTCTATTTCTGGTGAATCagctgaaaataaattattaaaagtgcgATTTTGTTCAGATGCGAGGTGTTGGATTAAGGAGAAGAAGGAGGTATATGGTacgtatacatttttatactatttattaaatgacgTAGTTTAGTATCAaccaaaaaattgat is a window of Aethina tumida isolate Nest 87 chromosome 7, icAetTumi1.1, whole genome shotgun sequence DNA encoding:
- the LOC109598160 gene encoding lysoplasmalogenase-like protein TMEM86A is translated as MNMISVTEVVKSVGPKLVPFFKTTAIYFVMFISTEKPSIFSTVIKCLPIWSLMLFVLLHGLSLGDQHKYSRRILIGLLFCSIGDACLIWPGYFEPGMLSFAVGHVYYVLAFGFRPLNMKIGAFLCVLAAISLALLIPGLEGVLKVGVPIYTMIITVMVWRGIARAQFLENEWTFSSICSCLGAILFALSDLILGLDMFSSKVEHSQALVMSTYYAAQLGIALSVVDSKSSN
- the LOC109598161 gene encoding transmembrane protein 184C, with the translated sequence MCLEAVLTCLSRWRLWIRPLAILCYAIAALVFVPLFLVRSLEDGFNKHDQEILVAGIFVWVAIPISLWEIIQHVIHYTQPKLQKHVIRVLWMVPIYAINAWLGLIYPKQSVYVDSIRECYEAYVIYNFMRYLLNYLNMEMDLEASLELKPQVKHIFPLCCLPDWEMGREFVHICKHGILQYTVVRPLTTAISFICKTLDVYGDGQFKGNVAFPYLIAVNNLSQFVAMYCLVMFYKANLAELRPMKPLPKFLCIKAVVFFSFFQGVIIDFMVYSGIISPSTHTTDDGLSLSTRLQDFLICIEMCLAAIAHHYSFSYEPYARPDYTNQNCCQAFLAMWDVSDVQRDISEHIGIVSSSISRRIRGRSMYSIPRGNDEYSNLVSPRAAMSMPDPGFYQNDCDELIVNYGTVNPKQQTKAQNPRVED